A stretch of the Campylobacter concisus genome encodes the following:
- a CDS encoding formate dehydrogenase subunit gamma — MTRILTLLFTLFVTAMATQGPTGVNQYNSAIWAAERIENIKPYEQGLGPIFTFIQGNDYFAIAALSIILAVIGAFALHFLIIGPKHFSHDGKKVFAFSLIIRIAHGLAAISWIILVPTGIIIMWGAELGGGTFVRFCRYLHDTATVIFAISVLPMLFTWTKRMLPAIYDIRWMMIVGGYLSKKKRPVPAGKFNAGQKAWYWIAIPGGIVMIITGAIMYFTDFKEPAVASWFGLTQIDLLRYSVIIHNCLGIACAVFFLVHIYMAAIAIHGAIWSMITGYKEEEEVYVLHHYWYQELVRENKIPVSDYEKSYTNLK; from the coding sequence ATGACGAGAATTCTTACTCTGCTTTTTACATTATTTGTAACAGCAATGGCAACTCAAGGACCAACTGGCGTCAATCAATATAATAGTGCCATTTGGGCGGCTGAAAGGATAGAAAATATCAAGCCATACGAACAAGGTTTGGGGCCGATATTTACTTTTATCCAAGGTAATGATTATTTTGCAATAGCAGCACTTTCTATCATTTTGGCTGTTATTGGAGCATTTGCATTACACTTTTTAATCATCGGACCAAAACATTTTAGCCATGATGGTAAAAAAGTATTTGCCTTTTCATTGATTATACGTATAGCTCATGGTTTGGCAGCGATCTCATGGATCATTTTAGTACCAACTGGTATCATCATTATGTGGGGCGCAGAGCTTGGCGGTGGAACATTTGTGCGTTTCTGTAGATACTTGCACGATACAGCAACTGTGATCTTTGCTATTTCTGTGCTTCCTATGTTATTTACCTGGACAAAGAGAATGCTTCCGGCAATTTATGATATCAGATGGATGATGATAGTTGGTGGCTATTTATCAAAGAAAAAGAGACCTGTTCCAGCTGGTAAATTTAATGCTGGTCAAAAAGCATGGTACTGGATCGCTATCCCTGGTGGTATCGTTATGATAATTACTGGCGCGATTATGTATTTTACGGACTTCAAAGAGCCAGCGGTTGCTTCTTGGTTTGGTCTTACACAAATTGATCTTTTAAGATACAGCGTAATTATCCATAACTGTCTTGGCATTGCATGTGCAGTATTTTTCTTAGTTCATATTTATATGGCAGCTATTGCTATTCATGGTGCTATTTGGTCGATGATTACTGGATATAAAGAGGAAGAAGAAGTTTATGTTCTTCATCACTACTGGTATCAAGAGCTCGTTAGAGAAAATAAAATTCCAGTATCTGATTATGAAAAGTCTTATACAAATTTAAAATAA
- a CDS encoding NAD(P)H-dependent oxidoreductase: MNYLEILKFRHACKVFDESKKIGAGEFDFILEAGRLSPSSTGLEQWDILVVQNKELREKIKALSWNQAQITSCSHLVVVLAKIKEVKFGSTYVNKIIARNTNKDPEAIAARQKFYHDFLLANFKNDDELTFQWSHEQCMIIATNMMNAAASLGIDSCPIEGFDRHALNELLGLDESFQRVAIMVPFGYRLNPQPKKLRREISDIVTWIY, from the coding sequence ATGAACTATCTTGAAATTTTAAAATTTCGTCATGCTTGCAAGGTTTTTGACGAAAGCAAAAAAATCGGTGCTGGAGAGTTTGATTTTATACTAGAAGCTGGTAGGTTAAGCCCTAGCTCAACTGGCCTTGAGCAGTGGGATATCTTAGTTGTTCAAAATAAAGAGCTTAGGGAAAAAATAAAAGCTCTTTCATGGAATCAAGCGCAAATCACATCTTGCTCGCATTTAGTTGTCGTTTTAGCTAAGATCAAAGAGGTAAAATTTGGAAGCACCTACGTTAATAAAATAATCGCTAGAAATACCAACAAAGATCCTGAAGCCATTGCTGCAAGGCAAAAATTTTATCATGACTTTTTGCTAGCAAATTTTAAAAATGATGATGAGCTAACATTTCAGTGGTCACATGAACAATGCATGATAATCGCCACAAATATGATGAATGCAGCTGCAAGTTTGGGCATTGATAGTTGCCCGATAGAAGGCTTTGACAGACACGCTTTAAATGAACTTTTGGGGCTTGATGAGAGCTTTCAAAGAGTGGCTATCATGGTGCCATTTGGCTACCGCCTAAATCCACAGCCAAAAAAACTTCGCAGAGAAATTTCTGATATCGTTACTTGGATCTATTAA
- a CDS encoding adenylosuccinate synthase, with product MRKADLVVGVQWGDEGKGKIVDMLGLNYDMICRSQGGHNAGHTIWVDGVRYALHLVPSGILHKNIINIIGNGVVVCPEVLITEMAQFENLEGRLYISDKAHLNLSYHSQIDQAKERLKGEKAIGTTGKGIGPTYADKISRSGHRVGELLEPERLCDALMHDFETNKCVFDALGVKIPNENELLEELKRYKEVLAPFIANTTNLVWKALDENKKVLLEGAQGTLLDIDHGTYPYVTSSNTISAGACTGLGLNPKEIGEVIGVIKAYTTRVGFGPFPTEDKGTSGDKMCDIGKEFGTTTGRRRRCGWFDAVSVKYASRLDGVDTYALMKLDVLDGFEVVKICKAYQYNGETIDYMPTDLENATPIYEELAGWDSVKGISKYEDLPANARAYIERIEELTGVKIGYISTSPERSDTIIR from the coding sequence ATGAGAAAGGCTGATTTAGTAGTTGGAGTTCAATGGGGTGATGAGGGTAAAGGCAAGATAGTTGATATGCTAGGACTAAACTATGACATGATCTGTCGCTCACAGGGCGGTCATAATGCCGGTCATACGATCTGGGTTGATGGCGTTAGATACGCGCTTCACCTTGTTCCAAGTGGAATTTTGCATAAAAATATCATAAACATCATTGGCAATGGTGTTGTTGTTTGCCCAGAAGTATTAATCACTGAAATGGCACAGTTTGAAAATTTGGAGGGAAGACTTTATATTAGCGATAAAGCACATTTAAATCTAAGTTACCATAGCCAAATCGATCAAGCAAAAGAGAGACTAAAGGGTGAAAAGGCTATCGGTACGACTGGCAAAGGCATAGGACCAACTTATGCTGATAAAATAAGTAGAAGCGGTCACAGAGTAGGCGAATTACTTGAACCAGAGCGTTTGTGCGATGCTTTGATGCATGATTTTGAGACAAACAAATGCGTATTTGACGCACTTGGTGTAAAAATTCCTAATGAAAATGAATTGCTTGAAGAGCTAAAAAGATATAAAGAGGTTTTGGCTCCATTTATCGCAAATACTACAAACCTAGTGTGGAAGGCACTTGATGAAAATAAAAAGGTATTACTTGAAGGCGCTCAGGGCACGCTTTTAGATATCGACCATGGCACATATCCATACGTAACTAGCTCAAATACCATAAGTGCAGGTGCTTGCACAGGTCTTGGGCTAAATCCAAAAGAAATCGGTGAAGTAATAGGCGTCATAAAAGCATATACGACTCGTGTTGGCTTTGGTCCTTTCCCAACAGAAGATAAAGGCACGAGCGGCGATAAGATGTGCGATATCGGTAAGGAATTTGGCACAACAACAGGCCGCCGCAGACGTTGTGGTTGGTTTGATGCTGTGAGTGTAAAATATGCTTCAAGGCTTGACGGTGTCGATACTTATGCGCTTATGAAGCTTGATGTGCTTGACGGATTTGAAGTGGTAAAAATTTGCAAAGCTTATCAATATAATGGTGAAACTATCGATTATATGCCAACAGATCTTGAAAATGCAACTCCTATCTATGAAGAACTTGCAGGCTGGGATAGCGTAAAAGGCATAAGCAAATATGAAGATCTGCCAGCAAATGCAAGAGCTTATATCGAGCGAATAGAAGAGCTAACTGGCGTAAAGATCGGCTATATCTCAACAAGCCCTGAAAGAAGCGATACGATCATTAGATGA
- the yedF gene encoding sulfurtransferase-like selenium metabolism protein YedF produces the protein MTTIDCRNLECPKPVIMTKNALDGLSEGESLEILVNALAPKENISRFLKNQNIEFSLESNGNETKILATKGKNALELTNFDEFVCDITPKNNKVLYLNEERAGSGEVGINLLSKFLGAFLQVEKKPKIIICVNNAVKMTTNRSHPSFKPLKDLEAAGVKILSCGSCLEAYKLVSDLAIGEISNAYEIIDILSTHEQIKL, from the coding sequence ATGACAACAATTGATTGTAGAAATTTAGAGTGTCCAAAACCAGTCATAATGACAAAAAATGCACTTGATGGCTTAAGTGAAGGTGAAAGCTTAGAAATTTTGGTAAATGCACTAGCCCCAAAAGAAAATATTTCAAGATTTTTAAAAAATCAAAATATAGAATTTAGCCTAGAAAGCAATGGCAACGAGACTAAAATTTTAGCTACAAAAGGTAAAAATGCGCTTGAGCTTACAAATTTTGATGAGTTTGTCTGCGACATAACACCAAAAAATAATAAAGTACTCTATCTAAATGAAGAGCGCGCGGGAAGTGGCGAAGTAGGAATAAATTTACTATCAAAATTCCTGGGAGCTTTTCTTCAAGTTGAGAAAAAACCAAAGATAATAATCTGCGTAAATAACGCTGTAAAGATGACTACAAACCGCTCACATCCAAGCTTTAAGCCGCTTAAAGATCTTGAAGCTGCTGGTGTTAAAATTTTAAGCTGCGGAAGCTGCTTGGAGGCTTATAAGCTAGTAAGTGATCTTGCAATTGGCGAAATTTCAAATGCTTATGAGATCATCGATATACTCTCAACTCACGAGCAAATCAAATTATGA
- a CDS encoding diguanylate cyclase domain-containing protein, giving the protein MLEKQKTSLQIVKMFYTKAILLLLSFIFLALFVVCAGTNDIKYDLSSTNSNIKSSISNSFFIIKNDLFLKSKMVEAGLSDMLFDKNSTKNDLYIAFYVFDKNRNLLYSKRFLGADNIAEKDLSRLRLNETDAGKFTVSDRVYKNSRFRDIYASYGLKNGGSILVQIDIKFLQNYTNVGYDDKSKTYAYLVDKYGNLSRDEFYKKFDESMFLPYVSLGDEFKEDKIIFSLSHMGFYLISYMPEYKIFVITASTKHFHIFMQFVLFWLSIFCFISSLILWVRDVKFIKNRIMPALKEVRDTLDGDEYEIRRSLNVTEFEDIKNGINKLKIETKKATDGLEEYKSRFGYIFEQSFLKIVVYDAYSGDIIDASNAFLSSVGYTKDEIIELNLNDLIDDDFALFMQMKQDAQNSDMSFKIKLKTKDGGTKEGFLQESQIELRDSRLNFMLIHELDDGKFTKKDNEAINDYSFLSPNVIAEALSSDPFSIVRSTQNIDSVFKVAQDKKLINLKDLISPESLDEFAVNISNESKKFFEKGSKNSEINLVANMQTNENNKTPFKIKVKFIDNGADKEQKIIYFFNDLSDIAKLQEKYDAELKYFQSILWASQALVFSWDKKSDTLYIPNAIAKSLGYALNGDMSINFERAKTIFVDEFVSFKDFFDLIKKGEVYDGEVRFYRADKEIIYVRIRAKAIAFYDGEASIIKGTMQDLSVQNSFFSYQDLLAKIFSYAKEQIIMLDDEFRIIDANDAFFDTLDISGDKNFIEKIYSKDIINFKNGLKDIKDEILNSLQITGFWQGLIHDVRSKNRLEVISISKLLNAFGDQEGYILLASSANDDCYNKEYLEFIAYHDTLTGLPNRFLLFNKLENLLKQAKKSLKVAAFYVDFDNFKSINDGYGHQVGDKILIEISKKIDEIFPKQGIFARIGGDEFIGAMPYENLGEIYETAENILRVGQSKISIDDEKKLSVSIGISLSGDALSVDDLIERADWAMYQAKLNGKNKYYVFNSKKDTYFKNEYRDDSKIIEAIDAGEMFLLYQPEIDIKSGEVSSFEAFIRWKNGDKILRPSDFLPLAKGSKAVVAIALFTLKDALKARAVWLKEGINAKVRVNLCIKKLMTSEFFEKFKKLLKDEQLDANGLIIDIVDSASGVNLDDVVRYIDAYKELGVSFSLDDFASYSGSVEALGMLKTNRFNIDKRFCKQIFDSVEALKTIRMIKYVSDTFNFDVMIKNLEDKSMLEIFVGFGFSRFQGRLFAPELSLDDVLKFKFTLSSPLNVRNFQDDENYNMLCKIVGVKELMTRLINLLKCDEKISEKLKSEIANQVDDIRTINEKLAEILDTILVKIDKENVINLANEAILLCDNDLNLSGANK; this is encoded by the coding sequence GTGCTTGAGAAACAAAAAACCAGCCTTCAAATAGTAAAAATGTTTTATACAAAGGCTATTTTACTTTTACTCTCATTTATATTTTTAGCATTATTTGTAGTTTGTGCTGGTACGAACGATATAAAGTATGATCTTAGCTCAACTAATTCAAATATAAAATCATCAATCTCAAATAGCTTTTTTATAATAAAAAACGATCTATTTTTAAAATCAAAAATGGTTGAAGCAGGTCTTAGCGATATGCTATTTGATAAAAATTCAACAAAAAACGATCTTTATATAGCTTTTTATGTTTTTGATAAAAATAGAAATTTACTCTATTCAAAGAGATTTTTAGGTGCTGATAACATAGCCGAAAAGGATCTATCTCGGCTTAGGTTAAACGAGACAGATGCTGGAAAATTTACAGTATCAGATCGAGTTTATAAAAACAGTCGTTTTAGAGACATTTATGCATCTTATGGACTAAAAAATGGAGGCAGCATTTTAGTTCAAATTGATATAAAATTTTTGCAAAACTACACTAATGTAGGTTACGATGATAAAAGCAAAACTTATGCTTATCTGGTAGATAAATATGGAAATTTATCAAGAGATGAGTTTTATAAAAAATTTGATGAATCGATGTTTTTGCCTTATGTGAGTCTTGGCGACGAGTTTAAAGAGGATAAAATAATATTTTCTTTAAGCCATATGGGCTTTTATCTCATAAGCTATATGCCAGAGTATAAAATTTTTGTTATTACCGCTTCAACGAAACATTTTCATATCTTTATGCAGTTTGTGTTATTTTGGCTATCGATCTTTTGTTTTATATCTTCTTTAATTTTGTGGGTTAGAGATGTGAAATTTATAAAAAATAGAATAATGCCAGCTTTAAAAGAGGTAAGAGATACTTTAGATGGCGATGAATACGAGATAAGACGAAGTTTAAATGTAACAGAATTTGAAGATATAAAAAATGGAATAAACAAGCTAAAGATAGAAACCAAAAAAGCAACTGATGGGCTAGAAGAATACAAAAGTAGATTTGGCTATATTTTTGAGCAAAGCTTTTTGAAAATAGTAGTTTATGATGCTTATAGCGGCGATATTATTGATGCTAGTAATGCATTTTTATCTTCTGTTGGCTACACAAAAGATGAGATTATAGAGCTAAATTTAAATGATTTAATAGATGACGATTTTGCATTGTTTATGCAAATGAAACAAGACGCTCAAAATAGCGATATGAGTTTTAAAATCAAGCTAAAAACAAAAGATGGCGGCACTAAAGAGGGATTTTTACAAGAGTCGCAGATTGAACTAAGGGATTCTAGGCTAAATTTTATGCTTATACATGAGCTTGACGATGGAAAATTTACGAAAAAGGATAACGAAGCAATAAATGATTATTCGTTTTTATCGCCAAATGTAATAGCAGAAGCTTTAAGCAGCGATCCATTTTCTATCGTAAGAAGTACGCAAAATATCGATAGTGTCTTTAAAGTCGCACAAGATAAGAAGCTTATAAATTTAAAAGATCTAATAAGCCCTGAAAGTTTAGATGAGTTTGCTGTAAATATTTCTAATGAATCTAAAAAATTCTTTGAAAAAGGTAGCAAAAATAGCGAGATAAATCTCGTAGCCAATATGCAAACAAATGAAAACAACAAAACGCCATTTAAAATAAAAGTAAAATTTATTGATAATGGTGCTGATAAAGAGCAAAAGATCATCTACTTTTTTAATGACTTAAGTGATATAGCAAAGTTGCAAGAAAAATATGATGCTGAATTAAAATATTTTCAAAGCATACTTTGGGCAAGCCAAGCGCTTGTCTTTTCATGGGATAAAAAAAGCGACACCCTTTATATCCCAAATGCTATCGCCAAGTCGCTCGGATATGCATTAAATGGAGATATGAGTATAAATTTTGAACGTGCAAAAACTATATTTGTAGATGAATTTGTAAGCTTTAAAGACTTTTTTGACCTTATAAAAAAAGGTGAAGTATATGATGGAGAAGTGCGTTTTTATAGGGCTGATAAAGAGATTATTTATGTAAGGATTAGAGCAAAAGCAATAGCTTTTTATGATGGTGAAGCAAGCATCATAAAAGGCACAATGCAAGATCTTAGTGTGCAAAATAGCTTTTTTTCTTATCAAGACCTTTTAGCAAAAATTTTCTCATACGCAAAAGAGCAAATTATTATGCTTGATGATGAGTTTAGGATCATAGATGCTAATGACGCTTTTTTCGATACGCTTGACATTTCTGGAGATAAAAATTTTATAGAGAAAATTTACTCAAAAGATATAATAAATTTTAAAAACGGACTAAAAGATATTAAAGATGAAATTTTAAATTCACTTCAAATAACTGGCTTTTGGCAAGGTCTTATTCATGATGTTCGAAGCAAAAATAGACTCGAAGTTATAAGCATAAGTAAGCTTTTAAACGCGTTTGGCGATCAAGAGGGATATATATTACTAGCTTCAAGCGCAAATGATGATTGCTACAATAAAGAGTATCTCGAATTTATCGCGTATCACGATACGCTGACTGGACTACCAAATAGATTTTTACTTTTTAATAAGCTAGAAAATCTGCTAAAACAAGCGAAAAAAAGCTTAAAAGTAGCAGCCTTTTATGTCGATTTTGATAACTTTAAATCGATAAATGACGGATACGGACATCAAGTAGGCGATAAAATCCTAATAGAAATTTCAAAAAAAATAGATGAAATTTTTCCAAAACAAGGAATATTTGCAAGAATAGGCGGGGACGAGTTTATAGGTGCTATGCCTTATGAAAATTTGGGAGAAATTTACGAGACTGCTGAGAACATCTTAAGAGTGGGCCAGAGTAAAATTTCTATTGATGATGAAAAAAAACTTAGCGTAAGTATTGGTATTAGCTTAAGTGGCGATGCACTTAGCGTTGATGATCTAATTGAAAGAGCCGATTGGGCTATGTATCAAGCAAAGCTTAATGGAAAAAATAAATATTATGTATTTAATTCGAAAAAAGATACGTATTTTAAAAATGAATATAGAGATGACTCAAAGATCATTGAAGCTATCGATGCTGGCGAGATGTTCTTGCTTTATCAGCCTGAGATTGATATAAAAAGTGGGGAAGTTAGTAGCTTTGAGGCATTTATTAGATGGAAAAATGGCGATAAGATATTAAGACCATCAGACTTCTTACCGCTTGCAAAAGGCTCAAAAGCAGTCGTTGCTATCGCATTATTTACGCTAAAAGATGCTTTAAAAGCTAGGGCTGTATGGCTAAAAGAGGGAATAAATGCAAAAGTTAGAGTAAATTTATGCATTAAAAAGCTAATGACTTCTGAGTTTTTTGAGAAATTTAAAAAGCTTTTAAAAGATGAGCAGCTAGACGCTAATGGGTTAATCATAGATATCGTTGACTCTGCAAGTGGTGTAAATTTAGATGATGTTGTTAGATATATCGATGCTTATAAGGAGCTAGGCGTTAGCTTTTCGCTTGATGATTTTGCGTCTTATTCTGGCTCGGTAGAAGCTTTAGGTATGTTAAAAACAAATAGATTTAATATAGATAAAAGATTTTGCAAACAAATTTTTGATTCAGTAGAAGCACTAAAGACCATACGCATGATAAAGTATGTATCAGATACATTTAATTTTGATGTCATGATAAAAAATTTAGAAGATAAAAGCATGCTTGAAATTTTTGTTGGATTTGGCTTTAGTAGATTTCAGGGACGGCTCTTTGCGCCAGAGCTTAGCCTGGATGATGTGCTCAAATTTAAATTCACTCTATCATCTCCGCTAAATGTAAGAAATTTTCAAGATGATGAGAATTACAATATGCTTTGCAAAATAGTAGGCGTAAAAGAGCTTATGACTCGTTTGATAAATTTACTTAAATGCGATGAAAAAATAAGTGAAAAATTAAAAAGCGAAATAGCAAATCAAGTAGATGATATCAGAACAATAAATGAAAAATTAGCTGAAATTTTAGATACGATCCTTGTAAAAATAGATAAAGAGAACGTAATAAATTTAGCTAATGAGGCAATTTTGTTATGCGATAATGATCTAAATTTGAGTGGAGCGAATAAATAA
- a CDS encoding flagellar export protein FliJ yields MKSKFTSIVRVKKQEMDKVEAKLAVARLNVRNFEENLVHLRARLEEFCLPKSGNIGELKENLEFIKIARQELNACKESLEIAKKEVSHYEHKYKNANLEYEKMKYLEKEEFKKEIKRIQKAEALALDEFAVMKFTTKSEL; encoded by the coding sequence ATGAAAAGCAAATTTACCTCTATCGTCCGCGTAAAAAAACAAGAGATGGATAAGGTAGAGGCAAAGCTTGCCGTTGCTAGGCTTAATGTAAGAAATTTTGAAGAAAATTTAGTACATTTAAGAGCAAGGCTTGAGGAGTTTTGCTTACCAAAAAGTGGCAATATAGGCGAGCTAAAGGAAAATTTAGAGTTTATAAAGATAGCAAGGCAAGAGTTAAATGCCTGCAAAGAGAGCCTTGAAATAGCTAAAAAAGAGGTTTCGCATTACGAACATAAATATAAAAATGCAAATTTAGAGTACGAAAAGATGAAATATCTAGAAAAAGAAGAGTTTAAAAAAGAGATAAAACGCATACAAAAGGCCGAAGCACTTGCGCTTGATGAGTTTGCGGTGATGAAATTTACAACTAAGAGCGAGTTGTGA
- the selD gene encoding selenide, water dikinase SelD, protein MIYYDKKLTQFVRAAGUAAKLDPSGLNKTISSLNLSHPNLLSSTNSNEDASVFKISSDLALVQTLDFITPVVNDPFIYGQIAAANSLSDVFAMGGEVINALNIVGFDSCNLAPEILGEILQGGADKVKECGGIIVGGHTIETQQMYYGLSVTGRVHPDKFWANNTAINGNVLILTKPLGSGILSTAIKADLLSIEQIKEAATIMAQLNFYALKALDGIKVYGATDVTGFGFLGHLSEMLNEKISFEIYEKNVPIIASAKEFSDMGIIPEGSYKNREFAKHFIDKEADILLFDAQTSGGLLLAVGEKDAMLAVKRLKEVGYEHSAIVGSAVSKSEFGIFLR, encoded by the coding sequence ATGATCTACTACGACAAAAAGCTTACGCAGTTCGTTAGAGCCGCTGGTTGAGCTGCTAAGCTTGACCCGTCGGGTCTAAACAAAACGATTAGTAGCTTAAATTTATCTCATCCAAATCTGCTCTCAAGCACCAATTCTAACGAGGATGCGAGTGTTTTTAAAATTTCAAGTGATCTTGCACTTGTTCAAACGCTTGATTTTATAACGCCTGTGGTAAATGATCCATTTATTTACGGTCAAATCGCTGCTGCAAATAGCCTAAGCGACGTCTTTGCAATGGGTGGTGAGGTGATAAATGCTCTAAATATCGTAGGCTTTGATAGTTGTAACTTGGCGCCTGAAATTTTAGGAGAAATTTTGCAAGGCGGAGCCGATAAAGTAAAAGAGTGCGGCGGTATAATCGTTGGCGGGCATACGATTGAGACACAGCAGATGTATTATGGGCTTAGCGTCACTGGAAGGGTGCATCCTGATAAATTTTGGGCAAATAATACAGCCATAAATGGCAATGTTTTGATACTTACAAAGCCCCTTGGAAGCGGCATTTTAAGTACAGCAATAAAGGCTGATTTATTAAGCATCGAGCAAATAAAAGAGGCTGCAACTATTATGGCACAGCTAAATTTTTATGCATTAAAAGCACTTGATGGCATCAAAGTCTACGGCGCTACTGATGTGACTGGATTTGGCTTTTTGGGGCATTTAAGCGAAATGCTAAATGAAAAGATCAGTTTTGAAATTTATGAAAAAAACGTGCCAATCATTGCAAGCGCAAAGGAATTTTCAGATATGGGCATTATTCCAGAAGGAAGCTATAAAAACCGCGAATTTGCAAAACATTTTATAGACAAAGAAGCTGACATTTTGCTATTTGATGCACAAACTTCAGGCGGACTTTTGCTCGCAGTTGGCGAAAAGGACGCGATGCTTGCAGTAAAACGCTTAAAAGAAGTAGGTTATGAGCACTCAGCTATCGTTGGCTCTGCGGTGTCAAAGAGCGAGTTTGGTATATTTTTAAGATAA
- a CDS encoding ATP phosphoribosyltransferase regulatory subunit, with protein sequence MNENVLNVYEHEIPNGSKLYFASSAKLKRQIEQKASEILENEGFSEIVTPFFSYHQHLSVDATNLLRFSDSLNHEISLRADSTVDTVRIVLRRLKANESKRWFYIQPVFRYPSQEIYQIGAELIGENDVLKSINIVAKLLNELKMDTFLQVSNIQIPRVICEILSVPIEIFENGQMEKILSQNVPWLSALALLKSVDELDEVIKISPSKLKEPLENLRNLASALEYKNLRIVPLYYSKMRYYDSLFFRFLRNNSIIASGGSYEIDGKINSGFAVYTDALIEEKINLRK encoded by the coding sequence ATGAATGAAAATGTTTTAAATGTTTATGAGCATGAAATCCCAAATGGAAGCAAGCTATACTTTGCCAGTAGCGCAAAGCTAAAGAGACAGATCGAACAAAAAGCTAGTGAAATTTTAGAAAATGAAGGCTTTAGCGAGATCGTAACGCCATTTTTCTCATATCACCAGCATTTAAGTGTAGATGCGACAAATCTTTTACGTTTTAGCGATAGCCTAAATCACGAAATAAGCCTAAGAGCTGATAGCACGGTAGATACTGTAAGGATCGTGCTTAGAAGGCTAAAGGCAAACGAATCAAAAAGATGGTTTTATATCCAGCCAGTCTTTCGCTATCCAAGTCAAGAAATTTATCAAATCGGAGCCGAGCTAATCGGTGAAAATGATGTTTTAAAAAGTATAAATATCGTAGCAAAGCTTCTTAATGAGCTAAAAATGGATACATTTTTGCAAGTGAGCAATATACAAATTCCAAGAGTAATTTGTGAAATTTTAAGTGTGCCTATTGAAATTTTTGAAAACGGACAAATGGAGAAAATTTTATCTCAAAATGTTCCATGGCTAAGCGCTCTTGCTCTTTTAAAGTCAGTTGATGAGCTGGATGAAGTGATTAAAATTTCTCCAAGTAAACTAAAAGAGCCGCTTGAAAATTTGAGAAATTTAGCCAGCGCTTTAGAATATAAAAATTTAAGAATAGTTCCGCTATATTACTCGAAAATGAGATATTACGATAGTTTATTTTTTAGATTTTTAAGAAATAACAGCATAATAGCAAGTGGTGGTAGCTACGAAATAGACGGAAAAATAAATAGTGGTTTTGCTGTTTATACAGATGCATTGATAGAAGAAAAAATTAATTTAAGGAAGTAA
- a CDS encoding DJ-1/PfpI family protein produces MHLLCLIFDEYETLDLMGPVEFLARVPEMRISYVSFDGGMKRSKQGFFIKTKKLSKMPNESVLLPPGGQGTRALVNDSEFISRLKECVLASKFCLSVCTGSALITRTGVLDGLKATSNKRSLEWVKSCGEAVKWQERARWVRAGKFYTASGVAAGMDMALGFISDHFGKELAQNIANETEYNWQESSKIDKFAKIYGY; encoded by the coding sequence ATGCATCTTCTTTGCCTTATATTTGATGAGTACGAGACGCTTGATCTTATGGGGCCAGTGGAGTTTTTAGCAAGGGTGCCTGAAATGAGGATAAGCTACGTTTCGTTTGATGGCGGGATGAAAAGAAGCAAACAAGGCTTTTTTATAAAGACCAAAAAGCTTAGTAAGATGCCAAATGAGAGCGTTTTGCTACCCCCTGGAGGTCAAGGCACAAGAGCGCTTGTAAATGATAGTGAGTTTATCTCAAGACTTAAAGAGTGCGTTTTGGCATCTAAATTTTGCCTAAGTGTATGCACTGGCTCAGCGCTCATCACTCGCACAGGAGTGCTTGACGGACTAAAGGCTACCTCAAATAAAAGATCGCTTGAGTGGGTAAAAAGTTGCGGCGAAGCTGTAAAGTGGCAAGAGCGCGCCAGATGGGTGAGGGCAGGTAAATTTTATACAGCTTCAGGCGTGGCTGCTGGCATGGATATGGCGCTTGGATTTATCAGTGATCATTTTGGCAAGGAGCTAGCCCAAAATATCGCAAACGAGACCGAATACAACTGGCAAGAAAGCTCAAAGATAGATAAATTTGCCAAAATTTATGGATATTAA